In one Myxocyprinus asiaticus isolate MX2 ecotype Aquarium Trade chromosome 29, UBuf_Myxa_2, whole genome shotgun sequence genomic region, the following are encoded:
- the LOC127419630 gene encoding specifically androgen-regulated gene protein-like encodes MPKSDTWPGDIAVESVTGMDSAGSCDSVVSINSGFSDDSFGHLSAEEKATLMYLEETIEALEVEDDSGLSSDEPDRPSHDLAGKNIHQPSINLNKPEELLAHEDPNQVMGKHRKPSQKYLVPTPLLLASGNNKLTSRPVESSPKEQPVAFLDVPDGFRSQSYHQQTGLAVSEGTAPSNVVTAKPSIGLSSDVIDLPPSFIPEPPVRANLPRHSNSKESSPKSLDVKSQQKPQKASSKIPVGLIPPPSDFMDEPAERSTTTHYSPQPTPVFDEPPEWTPELPKTKPKPGGGTDEPAEMRKSQSADPETSRGIHNELENLHKKASMKKAPHLTPLMLSQHASADKPITPSTSSEHVPGVPKDYSDNKSPPVVAPKPKKLPSNIILKSHKDMGAAHTLLPQSDRPQLDPQKTRMEALRKLGLLKSEDVVSGPNVSSNRLPTFKAKDTPLSSNNPSIYMGAPKVEAVQDSRQAESPVPGVVQSQIDMPKLIDAASREGSLKKQQAIPYEVKSASLERSGVGLSSIVIEPTAQATTSDKTNIERRSGVGRNSIIIDPTLQGTNPDKTNTEHRSGVGRNSIVVKPTLHATNPDKTNVELSPGQLRKNRSRPPSAGSAKDFGIGHPADDSNKSLNAASVQPSQPGNNTQKLPRSSGISVLITPHGKNGENRQDALKKLGLLRK; translated from the exons ATGCCAAAAAGTGACACCTGGCCAGGGGACATTGCCGTGGAATCTGTGACCGGTATGGACAGTGCTGGTAGCTGTGATAGTGTGGTCAGCATCAACTCTGGCTTT AGTGATGATAGTTTTGGACACCTTTCTGCTGAGGAGAAAGCAACCCTCATGTACCTAGAAGAGACCATTGAGGCTCTGGAGGTAGAAGATGACAGCGGTTTGTCTAGCGATGAGCCTGATCGCCCATCTCATGACCTGGCTGGAAAAAATATTCATCAACCCTCCATCAACCTCAACAAACCTGAGG AGCTATTAGCCCATGAGGACCCAAACCAAGTCATGGGAAAACATCGCAAACCATCTCAGAAGTACCTTGTGCCAACTCCATTACTCCTTGCCAGTGGTAATAACAAATTAACCAGTAGACCTGTTGAATCATCTCCCAAAGAACAACCTGTGGCTTTTCTTGATGTACCTGATGGGTTCAGATCACAATCTTACCATCAGCAAACTGGACTGGCAGTTTCAGAAGGAACTGCTCCTTCCAACGTTGTTACTGCTAAACCAAGCATTGGATTATCGAGTGATGTGATTGACTTGCCACCTTCTTTCATACCTGAACCACCAGTTAGAGCAAATTTGCCCAGACACTCGAACTCGAAAGAGAGTTCTCCTAAGAGTTTGGATGTCAAGTCACAGCAGAAGCCCCAGAAAGCTTCCTCAAAGATTCCGGTGGGTTTGATTCCTCCACCCTCAGACTTCATGGATGAACCAGCAGAGAGGAGCACCACAACACATTATTCACCACAGCCAACACCCGTTTTCGATGAGCCACCAGAATGGACTCCTGAACTCCCGAAAACAAAGCCAAAACCTGGTGGTGGAACAGATGAGCCTGCTGAGATGAGAAAATCCCAAAGTGCTGACCCAGAAACCTCAAGAGGAATTCACAATGAGCTTGAGAATTTGCACAAGAAGGCCTCCATGAAGAAAGCGCCTCATTTGACACCATTAATGTTATCACAACATGCTTCCGCAGACAAACCGATAACACCTTCAACATCTTCAGAACATGTACCTGGAGTTCCAAAAGATTACAGTGACAACAAAAGCCCACCAGTTGTGGCTCCCAAACCCAAGAAACTGCCTTCTAATATCATTCTCAAAAGCCACAAAGATATGGGTGCTGCACACACTTTATTACCACAGAGTGACCGTCCTCAACTTGATCCACAGAAGACACGAATGGAAGCATTGAGAAAATTAGGCCTGCTGAAGAGTGAGGATGTCGTTTCCGGGCCCAATGTCTCTTCTAATCGATTACCAACATTCAAAGCTAAAGATACCCCACTTTCCTCCAATAACCCAAGCATTTACATGGGGGCACCCAAGGTAGAAGCAGTACAGGACTCTAGACAAGCTGAAAGTCCTGTACCAGGAGTGGTGCAGTCACAAATAGACATGCCAAAACTCATAGATGCGGCAAGTAGGGAAGGTTCTTTAAAGAAGCAACAAGCAATACCTTATGAGGTCAAATCAGCTTCTCTGGAGCGATCAGGTGTTGGTCTAAGCAGCATTGTCATTGAACCCACCGCACAGGCAACAACTTCAGACAAGACCAATATTGAGCGGCGATCAGGTGTAGGTCGGAACAGCATCATCATTGATCCGACCCTACAGGGAACGAATCCAGACAAGACCAATACTGAGCACCGATCAGGTGTAGGTCGGAACAGCATTGTCGTGAAACCAACATTACACGCAACAAATCCAGACAAAACTAATGTTGAGCTATCGCCAGGTCAGTTACGAAAGAACCGAAGTCGACCTCCTTCTGCAGGAAGCGCAAAGGACTTCGGTATTGGTCATCCAGCTGATGATTCAAACAAATCACTTAATGctgcttcagttcagccttcacaGCCAGGTAACAACACCCAAAAGTTGCCCCGCTCCAGTGGAATA